A portion of the Candidatus Pristimantibacillus lignocellulolyticus genome contains these proteins:
- a CDS encoding ABC transporter substrate-binding protein: MGVRNKKTVHWLFMLILTFSIVASGCSSNGNGNGNKKDESTKPKGTNVSTDESNSSEAKVEPFTISLFTAATGPIPTEDNKIYQEIKEKLGITIKEEYLVGDIEQKLGVMIAGGDYPDIITANTKLTAAKAVIPLEDLIEEHAPNLKKHFGKVWEQLKDPADGHIYWLPNYGVYQGEFKPTDYMGPAFYIQKAVLKEYGYPQLKTLDDYFKLIEDYATKYPEIDGQPTIGYTSLAFDWRDWGLRNAPQHLAGHPNDGGVLVDPNSNVATLYSATDTAKPYYSKLNEINAKGLMDKESFAQNYDQFLAKVSSGRVLGMFEQRWNFGQAHDSLVSQGKTDRTYVGFPLVYDESITDYYLDRPVINLGNGFGITVNAENPEKIIKFIDTMLSEDWQKRLNWGEEGVDYLVGDNGLYYRTPEMRTQQEDVTWKQKYKAESLWGYLPKLEGNYPDGNADGPGNQPDEFFANLKDIDKELLTAYGYKTWTDFFSSPPDNRVSYPAWNIDLIEGSPAKVANQKMKDLDFKYLPKAILSKPNQFEDVWAEYVEQMGKVDTNAYLDRVNEQLEWRKNAWSSK, from the coding sequence ATGGGGGTTCGAAATAAAAAAACGGTCCATTGGTTGTTCATGTTGATTCTGACGTTTAGCATTGTTGCGTCAGGCTGTTCTAGTAACGGAAACGGAAACGGAAACAAAAAAGATGAGTCAACTAAACCAAAGGGCACAAATGTTTCCACAGATGAATCTAACTCATCTGAAGCAAAAGTAGAGCCGTTCACGATTTCTTTATTTACGGCTGCTACGGGACCGATCCCGACAGAAGACAATAAGATCTATCAAGAGATTAAAGAAAAGCTAGGGATCACAATTAAGGAAGAATATCTGGTTGGTGATATTGAACAGAAACTTGGCGTCATGATTGCCGGTGGTGATTATCCTGACATAATTACAGCCAATACAAAGTTAACTGCGGCTAAAGCAGTTATTCCACTAGAAGATCTAATTGAGGAACACGCACCAAATTTGAAGAAACATTTCGGGAAAGTTTGGGAACAATTGAAAGATCCAGCGGACGGTCATATCTACTGGCTGCCAAACTATGGAGTATATCAAGGCGAATTTAAGCCTACAGACTATATGGGACCAGCTTTCTATATCCAAAAGGCTGTTCTAAAAGAATATGGTTATCCACAACTTAAAACATTAGATGATTATTTTAAGTTGATAGAAGATTATGCAACTAAATACCCGGAAATAGACGGACAACCGACAATTGGGTATACATCACTTGCTTTTGATTGGCGTGACTGGGGTCTTCGTAACGCACCACAACACTTGGCAGGTCATCCAAACGATGGTGGTGTTCTAGTAGATCCAAATTCAAACGTTGCCACTTTATATTCTGCGACTGATACAGCTAAGCCATACTATAGTAAGCTGAATGAAATCAATGCTAAAGGCTTGATGGATAAAGAATCATTTGCACAAAATTACGACCAGTTTTTAGCTAAAGTTTCCAGCGGCCGCGTCCTTGGTATGTTTGAACAACGTTGGAACTTCGGGCAAGCTCATGATTCACTTGTATCTCAAGGAAAAACTGATCGAACTTATGTAGGTTTCCCACTTGTTTATGACGAGAGCATAACGGATTACTATCTTGACCGTCCGGTAATTAATTTAGGTAATGGTTTCGGTATTACAGTTAATGCTGAGAATCCAGAAAAAATCATTAAATTTATCGATACAATGTTGTCAGAGGATTGGCAAAAACGTCTTAACTGGGGTGAAGAAGGTGTCGATTATCTTGTAGGCGACAATGGCCTATACTACAGAACTCCAGAGATGCGCACGCAACAAGAGGATGTAACTTGGAAACAAAAATATAAAGCTGAATCACTATGGGGTTATCTACCTAAGTTAGAAGGTAACTACCCAGATGGTAATGCTGATGGTCCTGGTAATCAGCCGGACGAATTCTTCGCTAACTTGAAGGATATCGACAAAGAATTGTTAACAGCATACGGTTATAAAACGTGGACGGACTTCTTCTCGAGTCCACCAGATAATCGTGTTTCTTATCCTGCATGGAACATTGACCTTATTGAAGGTTCACCAGCAAAAGTTGCCAATCAAAAAATGAAAGATCTTGATTTTAAATACTTGCCAAAAGCGATTTTGAGTAAACCAAATCAATTCGAAGACGTTTGGGCGGAGTATGTAGAACAGATGGGTAAAGTAGATACGAATGCTTACTTAGATCGAGTTAATGAACAACTTGAATGGCGTAAAAATGCTTGGTCGAGTAAGTAG
- a CDS encoding ABC transporter permease subunit, producing MPQNTIQKVESKPQSALRTRDFWNKIIRQRQLIIMSIPMVIYVIIFAYSPLWGWLMAFQDFKPMTGVSIFEQKWVGFDQFKFLFMDEGFTRVLRNTIAMSLISLILGFVTAIGLALLLNEIKKTGFKRLIQTISYLPHFLSWVIVTGLVSMSLSTEDGIINILLVKLHIIDQPILWLGEGKYFWGIVGLTNVWKEVGWNTIIYLAAIASVDPSLYEAAEIDGAGRYRKIWNITLPGIRSIIVILLIMNVGWMLNGGGFDIQYFLGNGQVLDWSETIDIFVLKYGLKIGNYSLGVAAGIFKTVVSIILLYCANIIATRLGEERLI from the coding sequence ATGCCGCAAAATACGATCCAAAAGGTTGAAAGCAAACCTCAGTCTGCTTTGCGAACTAGAGATTTTTGGAATAAGATAATCCGCCAGCGACAATTGATCATTATGTCTATTCCAATGGTGATATACGTTATAATTTTCGCCTATTCTCCACTTTGGGGCTGGCTAATGGCTTTTCAAGACTTTAAACCAATGACAGGAGTCTCAATTTTTGAACAAAAATGGGTTGGTTTTGATCAATTTAAATTTCTATTTATGGACGAAGGCTTTACCCGGGTACTTCGCAATACTATAGCAATGAGCTTAATCTCGCTTATCCTCGGGTTTGTAACAGCGATTGGTTTAGCGCTACTGCTGAATGAAATTAAGAAAACAGGCTTCAAGCGATTAATTCAAACCATATCATATCTTCCTCACTTCTTATCTTGGGTTATTGTAACGGGACTAGTCTCAATGTCTTTATCCACAGAAGATGGCATTATTAATATTTTACTCGTGAAGCTTCACATTATTGATCAACCGATTCTTTGGCTTGGTGAAGGTAAATACTTTTGGGGAATTGTTGGTCTGACCAACGTCTGGAAGGAAGTTGGATGGAATACAATCATCTACTTAGCGGCTATTGCATCCGTTGACCCATCCTTGTATGAAGCAGCAGAAATAGACGGTGCAGGGCGTTATCGCAAAATATGGAACATCACGTTACCCGGCATCAGATCAATTATCGTCATTCTGCTGATCATGAATGTCGGCTGGATGCTAAATGGCGGGGGCTTTGATATACAATACTTCCTCGGCAACGGACAAGTGCTTGATTGGTCGGAGACAATAGACATATTCGTCCTCAAGTACGGCCTCAAAATTGGAAACTACTCGCTCGGTGTCGCAGCTGGTATATTCAAAACGGTCGTCAGCATTATATTACTCTACTGCGCAAATATAATCGCCACGCGTCTTGGCGAAGAACGACTAATATAA
- a CDS encoding carbohydrate ABC transporter permease, whose protein sequence is MQTTIKKFKTEPFLFHTFNVIFMLFVAVVTLYPFLNTLAVSFNAGLDTTRGGIYVWPREWTIKNYQAVFASGKVYDAFWVSVARTLVGTLVSVFLTAMLAYTISRKEYIFRKPITLIFILTMYFSAGLIPSYFLIKDLHLLNSFWVYILFPGAGAGMISAFNMLVVRTYIYTLPESLIESAKIDGATDFRTFFNIIMPLCTPVLATIALFTAVGQWNTWFDTFIFASSRQELSTLQFELMRLMSSTVNSNANPNISSTAARDTATMITPLSIRAAITMVASVPILIVYPFLQRHFVSGMQLGSVKE, encoded by the coding sequence ATGCAAACAACGATCAAAAAATTTAAAACGGAGCCATTTCTGTTTCATACGTTTAACGTAATATTCATGCTGTTCGTCGCTGTAGTCACATTATATCCGTTTCTTAACACGTTGGCAGTCTCATTTAATGCGGGTCTCGACACTACGCGTGGCGGCATTTACGTGTGGCCGCGGGAATGGACTATTAAGAACTATCAAGCCGTATTCGCATCAGGAAAAGTGTACGATGCTTTCTGGGTATCTGTTGCACGTACACTGGTTGGTACGTTGGTTAGCGTTTTTCTTACTGCTATGCTGGCGTATACGATTAGCCGCAAGGAGTATATATTCCGCAAACCTATTACGTTAATTTTTATACTTACGATGTATTTCAGCGCTGGACTCATTCCTTCGTATTTTTTAATTAAGGATCTACATTTGTTAAATTCGTTTTGGGTTTATATTTTGTTCCCTGGAGCTGGGGCAGGGATGATTAGTGCATTTAACATGCTTGTCGTCCGTACCTATATTTACACATTACCGGAAAGCTTGATTGAATCAGCGAAGATAGATGGAGCGACCGACTTCCGCACATTCTTCAACATCATTATGCCGCTTTGTACGCCAGTGCTTGCGACGATCGCATTGTTTACAGCGGTTGGTCAATGGAATACATGGTTTGATACGTTTATCTTTGCATCGTCTAGACAGGAATTAAGCACTCTTCAATTCGAGCTAATGAGATTAATGTCATCAACAGTAAATTCCAATGCCAATCCTAACATATCGTCCACAGCTGCGAGGGATACGGCAACCATGATTACACCACTGTCAATTCGAGCCGCCATTACGATGGTTGCATCTGTTCCGATTCTTATCGTATATCCATTTCTACAAAGGCACTTTGTCTCGGGAATGCAGCTTGGCAGTGTAAAAGAGTAA
- the glpX gene encoding class II fructose-bisphosphatase: MERELALEIVRVTELAALASAPWMGLGDKNSADGAATEAMRTMFETVSMQGTVVIGEGEMDEAPMLYIGERLGMGNGPELDVAVDPLEGTELVAKGLNNAMSVVAIANKGSLLNAPDMYMEKLAVGPSLVGKLSLNDPIEVTIQKASQYLSKSYSDMTVMILDRERHQEMIDTVRNLGVRIKFLSAGDVAGAIAPSFAETGIDMYIGSGGAPEGVLAAAALKCLGGEIQGRLIPENEEQEQRCLDMGLLDPRKLLTMEDMIGHGDVIFAATGVTQGEFLGGVRYLPDQRAETFSMVMRAQTKTIRFIHSIHNLTGKPYFQQ; encoded by the coding sequence TTGGAGAGAGAACTTGCATTGGAAATTGTCAGAGTAACTGAACTTGCCGCTCTTGCATCGGCACCGTGGATGGGTCTAGGTGATAAGAATAGCGCGGATGGGGCTGCTACTGAAGCTATGCGAACGATGTTCGAAACTGTAAGTATGCAGGGAACAGTAGTCATCGGTGAGGGAGAAATGGATGAAGCTCCAATGCTCTACATTGGAGAGAGGCTTGGTATGGGTAATGGTCCAGAACTTGATGTGGCAGTTGATCCTTTGGAAGGAACGGAATTAGTTGCTAAAGGATTAAATAATGCAATGTCGGTCGTTGCTATTGCGAATAAAGGTAGTCTCCTCAATGCACCTGATATGTATATGGAGAAACTAGCCGTTGGACCTTCCCTTGTAGGAAAACTTAGCTTGAATGATCCGATCGAAGTTACTATTCAGAAAGCGTCTCAATACTTATCTAAGTCTTATAGTGATATGACCGTGATGATTCTCGATCGAGAGAGACATCAAGAAATGATCGATACGGTGAGAAACCTTGGGGTAAGAATTAAATTTCTATCTGCAGGGGATGTTGCAGGTGCAATTGCTCCATCATTTGCTGAAACAGGAATTGATATGTATATCGGATCGGGTGGTGCTCCTGAAGGAGTTCTTGCAGCAGCTGCACTTAAATGTCTTGGTGGCGAGATTCAAGGTAGACTCATACCTGAAAATGAAGAGCAGGAGCAACGCTGCTTGGATATGGGATTATTAGATCCAAGGAAGTTGCTAACTATGGAAGATATGATTGGACACGGTGATGTTATCTTTGCAGCAACAGGAGTCACGCAAGGAGAATTTCTTGGAGGCGTTAGATATTTGCCTGATCAACGTGCGGAAACTTTTTCTATGGTGATGAGAGCCCAAACAAAAACAATAAGATTTATTCATTCCATACACAATTTAACGGGAAAACCATATTTTCAACAGTAA
- the ndk gene encoding nucleoside-diphosphate kinase, producing MEQTFVMIKPDGVKLGLIGTIIQRFENKRLRLVRSDLRSLTVEQAREHYCDLAQKPFFEELVTFITSGEVVAMVWEGPAAIKVARNLIGATNPVESLPGTIRGDFALELKSNIIHGSDSAESAVREISLFFPLLSEKQAAVNSIAKVV from the coding sequence ATGGAACAAACTTTTGTAATGATAAAGCCAGATGGTGTGAAATTAGGACTCATAGGTACAATAATTCAACGTTTTGAGAACAAAAGACTACGATTAGTTCGCTCAGATTTGCGTAGTTTAACTGTAGAGCAAGCGAGGGAACATTATTGTGATCTAGCGCAGAAGCCTTTCTTTGAGGAACTAGTTACATTTATTACTTCGGGAGAAGTTGTTGCTATGGTATGGGAAGGACCCGCAGCCATAAAAGTCGCGCGTAATTTAATCGGAGCTACGAATCCTGTCGAATCTTTGCCAGGTACAATTAGAGGGGACTTTGCTCTCGAACTAAAAAGCAATATCATTCATGGATCCGATAGCGCGGAAAGTGCAGTTAGAGAAATTAGTTTGTTTTTTCCGTTGTTAAGTGAAAAACAAGCAGCAGTAAATTCAATCGCAAAAGTGGTATAA
- a CDS encoding CBS domain-containing protein has protein sequence MTSDQIADFLKVNRATIRSDLAVLVMIGYLEAKPKVGYFPGAGLRSPIIGLSRLENIKVRDVQGVPIVISMNATVQDAVILFFLENVESLIVTDQRGSLAGMVSRKDLLKVTLGNQSAPTMPVSLVMTRQPKIVTVGPDESVLSAAKKLMQHEVGVLPVVHIKSGEDGLEIIEPVGGVSKTTMTQVLLNLATETVAKDDM, from the coding sequence GTGACAAGTGATCAGATCGCAGATTTTCTTAAAGTAAATCGTGCTACCATACGATCAGATCTTGCCGTTCTTGTTATGATTGGGTATTTGGAGGCAAAGCCGAAAGTAGGGTATTTCCCTGGGGCCGGTTTAAGAAGCCCAATAATAGGATTATCTAGGTTGGAAAACATTAAAGTAAGAGACGTACAGGGCGTTCCTATTGTCATTTCGATGAATGCGACTGTTCAAGATGCAGTAATACTATTCTTTCTAGAAAACGTTGAAAGTCTTATTGTTACCGATCAACGGGGATCGCTTGCTGGTATGGTCTCTCGCAAAGATTTGCTCAAAGTAACGCTCGGTAATCAATCTGCTCCTACTATGCCCGTTAGTTTAGTTATGACAAGGCAACCTAAAATCGTAACTGTAGGTCCCGACGAATCCGTACTATCTGCTGCTAAGAAGTTGATGCAACATGAAGTAGGTGTTCTACCGGTTGTTCATATTAAGTCAGGGGAAGATGGCTTAGAAATCATTGAGCCGGTGGGCGGAGTGAGCAAGACGACGATGACACAAGTGCTACTTAATTTGGCTACGGAAACTGTTGCAAAGGACGACATGTAA
- a CDS encoding kinase/pyrophosphorylase, whose protein sequence is MNNESQHLIYICSDSVGETTEAVAKATIKQFHTNQVKLKRYSHLQDEDEIRNVVSEAAASNALIMYTLVQPELREMMRQEAVRHNIATVDIMGPAMQGFIDAFHGSPSRLPGRLHTLDEDYYRRIDAIEYTVRNDDGKNLNELLQADIVLLGVSRTSKTPLSIYLSHKGYKTANVPIVPEVLPPDSLSHIDSKRLFGLTMHPEQLIHIRKARLQTLGLLSGSLYTQRSRVEQELNHAKQFMEQIGCTIIDVTNRAIEETAGIILESMQ, encoded by the coding sequence ATGAATAATGAATCGCAACATTTAATCTATATTTGCTCTGACTCGGTTGGAGAGACTACGGAAGCAGTAGCCAAAGCAACCATCAAACAGTTTCATACCAATCAAGTAAAATTGAAACGCTACTCTCACCTACAAGATGAAGATGAGATTCGTAATGTAGTGAGTGAAGCTGCAGCAAGCAACGCGTTAATTATGTATACACTCGTTCAACCTGAGTTAAGGGAAATGATGCGGCAGGAAGCAGTTCGACATAATATTGCTACAGTTGATATTATGGGACCTGCGATGCAAGGTTTTATTGATGCATTTCACGGATCACCTAGTCGGCTGCCGGGTCGTCTTCATACGCTTGATGAAGATTATTACCGCAGAATCGATGCAATAGAATATACAGTGCGCAACGATGACGGGAAAAATTTGAACGAACTTCTTCAAGCGGATATCGTGCTACTCGGTGTTTCTAGAACTTCAAAAACTCCGCTCAGCATTTACTTATCGCACAAAGGATATAAAACAGCGAATGTTCCTATCGTCCCAGAAGTGTTGCCTCCAGATTCATTGTCTCACATTGATTCGAAACGGTTATTTGGGCTTACAATGCATCCGGAACAGCTTATTCATATTCGCAAGGCAAGATTACAAACGTTGGGACTTCTTTCTGGTTCGTTATATACTCAAAGATCAAGAGTTGAACAAGAGTTGAACCATGCCAAGCAATTTATGGAGCAAATTGGATGCACAATCATTGATGTGACGAATCGAGCTATTGAAGAAACAGCCGGAATTATTCTTGAATCTATGCAATAA